In Paenibacillus sp. J23TS9, a single genomic region encodes these proteins:
- a CDS encoding HAD family phosphatase: MIKAVIFDFDGLMVDTETPAYHAFCKVYGEYGKELPLEMYAQCVGTSFDVFNPYTYLVEILQHSVEYEVIREQVNVQYRELLQHIQPRPGVVNYLKEARVMGLKIGLASSSYFNWIEPYLTRFDLHGYFDSINTADLVQQVKPDPELYLLSLQKLEVRPEEAVSFEDSLNGFKAAKRAGLHTVIVPNEMTSTFPFEFYDMKIPSMEAVELKELVKQLEKRDIARKL; this comes from the coding sequence TTGATCAAGGCAGTCATTTTTGATTTTGACGGATTAATGGTAGATACGGAAACGCCGGCATACCACGCCTTTTGCAAGGTGTATGGAGAATACGGCAAAGAATTGCCGCTGGAAATGTATGCTCAGTGTGTAGGTACCTCCTTTGATGTTTTTAACCCTTATACATATCTGGTGGAGATTTTACAGCATTCAGTAGAATATGAAGTCATCCGTGAGCAAGTCAATGTGCAGTATCGTGAGCTGCTTCAGCATATACAACCAAGACCCGGTGTAGTGAATTACTTGAAAGAGGCCAGAGTCATGGGGCTTAAAATCGGACTGGCCTCCAGCTCCTACTTTAACTGGATTGAACCCTATCTGACGAGATTTGATCTGCATGGCTATTTCGATTCGATCAATACGGCGGATTTGGTGCAGCAGGTTAAACCGGATCCGGAGCTGTATCTCTTATCCTTGCAAAAATTAGAAGTGAGGCCTGAGGAAGCTGTTTCTTTTGAGGATTCCCTCAACGGTTTTAAGGCTGCCAAAAGAGCGGGTCTGCACACGGTGATCGTACCCAATGAGATGACAAGCACTTTTCCGTTTGAATTCTATGATATGAAAATTCCGAGCATGGAAGCGGTTGAATTGAAGGAATTGGTTAAGCAGCTGGAGAAGCGGGATATTGCTCGGAAACTTTGA
- a CDS encoding GNAT family N-acetyltransferase — translation MLLGDQGIWISDRKELLQMDRIIAFLKGSYWAKNRPAELIRTSIDNSICFGVYDGDVQIGFARVVTDLVTMYYMCDVIIDETYRGRGLGKQLVEAVTNDERFGHLHGILVTADAHGLYEQYGFVRDPDRTLRKKRSQ, via the coding sequence ATGCTGCTCGGAGATCAGGGGATATGGATCAGCGACCGCAAGGAACTGCTTCAGATGGATCGGATTATTGCTTTTCTGAAAGGGAGCTACTGGGCGAAGAATAGACCAGCGGAATTGATCCGCACTTCCATTGATAACTCTATCTGTTTTGGAGTCTATGATGGAGATGTGCAGATTGGCTTTGCCAGGGTCGTTACGGATTTGGTAACCATGTATTACATGTGCGATGTGATCATTGATGAAACCTACCGTGGACGAGGCCTCGGTAAACAACTGGTTGAAGCTGTCACAAACGATGAGAGATTCGGGCATCTGCACGGGATCCTGGTAACCGCAGATGCCCATGGACTATACGAACAGTATGGTTTTGTACGTGATCCCGACCGGACGCTCCGCAAGAAACGCAGTCAATAG
- the pfkB gene encoding 1-phosphofructokinase — protein MITTVTLNAAIDKTYYLPSFPLGKVSRVQHFHAAPGGKGINVAKVISQLGVPVTATGFVGGMNGEIIRQQLTQMGIAHDFVSVEGESRICLNILDEANGTSTELLEPGPTVNDAALQEMEEKIRSLASQSKIVCFSGSLPAGVPKDFYVNLVTIAKEAGAYVILDASGDALRLGLEAKPDMIKPNEEEVAGLLGIEVADEAALQKAVETLLQKYQMDRITVSLGGAGSLAAIKESCYRVTTPKVKVVNTVGCGDSFVAGMAVSLAKGLSLEEGLAVASAAGTSNAMTDQAGQIDPEVFEQLRHQVQITRV, from the coding sequence ATGATCACGACCGTAACATTGAATGCAGCCATCGATAAGACATATTATCTTCCTTCGTTTCCGCTGGGCAAGGTTTCACGGGTACAGCATTTTCATGCCGCACCGGGCGGTAAGGGAATCAATGTGGCAAAGGTTATATCTCAGCTGGGAGTACCTGTAACAGCAACCGGTTTTGTGGGCGGCATGAATGGAGAGATCATCAGACAGCAATTAACCCAAATGGGGATTGCTCATGATTTTGTATCCGTTGAAGGAGAATCGAGAATTTGCCTGAATATTCTGGACGAAGCGAATGGTACTTCTACGGAACTGCTGGAGCCGGGTCCGACCGTTAACGACGCTGCTCTGCAGGAAATGGAAGAGAAAATACGCAGCCTTGCATCACAATCCAAGATCGTCTGCTTCAGCGGCAGCTTGCCGGCTGGCGTTCCGAAAGATTTTTATGTGAATTTGGTTACCATTGCCAAGGAAGCTGGAGCATATGTCATTTTGGATGCCAGCGGAGACGCTTTGCGTTTAGGTTTGGAAGCAAAGCCGGATATGATCAAGCCGAATGAAGAGGAAGTGGCTGGGCTGCTTGGCATTGAGGTTGCTGATGAAGCAGCTCTGCAAAAAGCGGTAGAAACGCTGCTGCAAAAATATCAGATGGACCGGATTACCGTTTCATTGGGTGGAGCCGGCTCGTTGGCTGCAATAAAGGAAAGCTGTTACCGCGTAACGACGCCAAAAGTGAAGGTTGTAAACACAGTAGGCTGCGGTGATTCTTTTGTCGCGGGGATGGCTGTATCATTGGCTAAGGGATTGTCGCTTGAAGAAGGACTCGCCGTGGCATCGGCTGCCGGTACCTCCAATGCGATGACTGATCAGGCGGGACAAATAGATCCTGAAGTGTTTGAGCAGCTGCGTCATCAGGTACAAATTACTCGAGTATAG